The Caldisericum exile AZM16c01 region ATGAATACCTGGGAAAAAGTTTTGGAGCAATTAAAAGAAATCCTAAGTGTGCCTGCTTTTGAAACATTTATAAGGCCTGTTGAGTTTGTTTCAGAGAGTGATTCAGAAATTATTTTGAAGGCTCCATCAACATTTGTAAAAGAGATGCTTGAAACAAAGTATGCAAGCTTGGTAAATGCAACTCTTCAAGAGGTAAGTGGAAAAAGTATTTTACTAAATATAATCGTTGAAGAAAAAAAACCAAAAACTCCCCCTGTTATCATCGTAAACAACATCACTTTAAATAAGGACTTTACATTTGAAGAATTCGTAGTTGGAAGTGGTAATAGGCTTTCCTATGCTGCAGCGAAAGCAGTTGCATCAAACCCCGGCAAGGTGTATAATCCACTTTACATTTACGGGAAAGTTGGTTTGGGGAAAACACACCTTTTGCATGCAATAGGGCACGAACTTATAAGAAACTTTAAAGACATAAAAATCATTTATACCACGGCCGAAAAGTTTACAAATGAAGTTATCTTTGCAATACAGAACGCACAGAGCAATAGTGATCTCATTGATAGATTCCACAAGAAGTACAGAACAACTGATGTGCTTCTCATTGATGATATTCAATTTCTTGTGGGAAAAGAACGAACGCAAGAAGAGTTTTTCCACACATTCAATGCACTTCATGAAACAGGTAAACAAATTGTAATTACTTCTGATGTACCACCTAAGGAACTTGCAACACTTGAAGAGCGTTTACGTTCTCGCTTTGAATGGGGACTTATAACCGATATTCAACCTCCTGATTACGAGACAAGGATAGCCATTTTAAAGAAAAAGGCTCAAAAGGAAAATATTACTATTTCAGATGAAGTATTAGCCTACATTGCAAACAACATATTCTCAAATATAAGAGAACTTGAAGGCGCCCTTATAAGACTCGTTGCAAAGGCATCGTTATTGAATGAAAATATAACTGTTGAGTTTGCTAAAAATGCACTTTCTGATATCATAAAACAGACTTCTGAACCAATAACCGTTGATCGCATAAAGAAGGTTGTTGCTAATTATTTTAATGTTGATGTGGAAAGTTTGTCTGATAAAAGAAGAACACAAAACATTGTCCTTCCAAGACAGATTGCAATGTATCTTACAAGAGAATTCACAGATCTTTCTCTTCCACAAATTGGCGATGCATTCGGCGGAAGAGACCACACAACTGTAATGCACGCATATGCAAAAATAAAAGAAGAAGTAAAGAAAACCGAAACAATGCGTGCACTTGTTGATGAAATTATAAACAGGTTAAAAGAATAGTTGTGGATATATGTGCAAAATGTGGATAAGTTTGTGGATAAATGTGGATAGTTTGTGGAAATTAGAATGGGTTGTGGAAAAGTGGAAAAGAAAACAAAGTTATTAACAAGTTTTTACACAAGGAAAACTTACAAAATAATTGCTTTTATTAAATCTTTCCACGCTATTCACATGTATTATGAAGGTTATTATGATTCTTTCAATATTTATTAAAATAATTAATAATAAAAAAGGGGTGGATTATGAGGATAAAAGCAAAAACAAGCGAACTTACAAAGG contains the following coding sequences:
- the dnaA gene encoding chromosomal replication initiator protein DnaA; translation: MNTWEKVLEQLKEILSVPAFETFIRPVEFVSESDSEIILKAPSTFVKEMLETKYASLVNATLQEVSGKSILLNIIVEEKKPKTPPVIIVNNITLNKDFTFEEFVVGSGNRLSYAAAKAVASNPGKVYNPLYIYGKVGLGKTHLLHAIGHELIRNFKDIKIIYTTAEKFTNEVIFAIQNAQSNSDLIDRFHKKYRTTDVLLIDDIQFLVGKERTQEEFFHTFNALHETGKQIVITSDVPPKELATLEERLRSRFEWGLITDIQPPDYETRIAILKKKAQKENITISDEVLAYIANNIFSNIRELEGALIRLVAKASLLNENITVEFAKNALSDIIKQTSEPITVDRIKKVVANYFNVDVESLSDKRRTQNIVLPRQIAMYLTREFTDLSLPQIGDAFGGRDHTTVMHAYAKIKEEVKKTETMRALVDEIINRLKE